The following are from one region of the Mixophyes fleayi isolate aMixFle1 chromosome 7, aMixFle1.hap1, whole genome shotgun sequence genome:
- the LOC142098420 gene encoding uncharacterized protein LOC142098420: MPRPRRNAPRPARLRSPSPPRSRRHLAPSPPSLPSSSFHPAITSSGAPLLAPLAGHSPAVTAARRGRATPSLLPAGSRMRRTRAPSRPAGSRHADSSAWLAAGSASGPVSDSSGQPQQWQAGTPPPPAGGYAPSPVRSRGQALDTLCPITPPEPAMRARYQEHNPPAPHQLSFPPSPFLPHSSGASAWGSNPGRDHQGPNMSQARTPPHGDHRHQLGGGTLPARHTRVFGDNTQAPVWPYFQRQRMSPPASRLYTSHWASSPGYGAGGPYYGGQGGRSDNFVVDYHHSSGGNFGSGPPPLLGDSRLERRRESFSASPSTARVSAPNLSTEDRDSNTARRRLDYLPRHQITVPLSVSEPTVMHPETRVGSRDRPCAEAQDQTTAERREEVIQDTSGGQATAVSLGQTSVGDGNPAPAGDGVPAKVVWIIGHSFIFWAAGHPGSKVIPNHGSTVIRWWGKRGLGWPDIIPWLTRLIRQQGPPDVLVVHAGGNDLGKGKSLDLIIVIREDLRRIHEAWPDIIIGWSALIPRLAWRTTIPLKKMTVMVRKINSAIRKVVRSLGGIVIDHPGLGVESPHLFRRDGVHLNEEGMRLFIDRICGGVAACFG; encoded by the exons ATGCCCCGTCCTAGGAGAAATGCCCCACGCCCGgcgcgcctcaggtccccctccccccctcgctcccgccgccatcttgccccctctcccccctcgctTCCATCATCCTCCTTCCATCCAGCCATCACCTCTAGCGGTGCCCCGCTTCTGGCCCCCCTTGCAGGTCATTCTCCCGCTGTTACAGCCGCACGGCGCGGCCGCGCCACCCCCTCTCTTctcccggccggttcgcgcatgcgcagaacgcgcgccccatcgcgcccggccgggtCCCGCCACGCAGACTCCTCAGCATGGCTGGCTGCAGGGTCAGCCAGCGGCCCTGTCAGTGACAGCAGCGGTCAGCCCCAGCAGTGGCAGgcaggcaccccccctcccccggcaggcGGATATGCCCCCAGTCCTGTCAGGAGCAGGGGCCAGGCCCTAGACACCCtatgccccatcaccccccctgAACCAGCAATGAGGGCTAGGTATCAGGAGCACAACCCTCCTGCCCCCCATCAATTGtccttccctcccagcccatttctCCCCCATAGTAGTGGGGCATCTGCATGGGGGTCTAATCCAGGTAGGGATCATCAGGGTCCCAACATGTCCCAGGCCCGTACCCCACCTCACGGGGACCACCGTCACCAACTAGGGGGGGGCACACTTCCCGCCAGACACACAAGAGTTTTTGGAGACAACACCCAGGCGCCGGTGTGGCCATATTTTCAACGACAGCGTATGTCCCCTCCAGCGTCTCGCCTATACACGTCTCATTGGGCCTCTTCCCCGGGGTACGGGGCGGGGGGGCCTTATTACGGGGGTCAGGGGGGTAGGTCCGACAATTTCGtagtcgattatcaccattccagcggcggtaatttcggttcagggccccctcccctccttgggGATAGCCGCTTAGAGCGGAGGCGGGAGTCATTTTCAGCGTCCCCCAGTACGGCCCGCGTGTCAGCCCCTAACCTCTCTACCGAAGATAGGGATAGTAAcacggcgcggcggcgcttggactatttaccCAGACATCAGATAACTGTCCCCCTTTCCGTTTCAGAGCCTACTGTTATGCATCCGGAGACGAGGGTCGGCAGTCGCGACCGTCCGTGTGCTGAGGCTCAGGATCAGACGACGGCAGAACGAAGGGAGGAAGTGATCCAGGACACGTCAGGAGGACAGGCCACAGCGGTGTCGCTAGGGCAGACATCTGTCGGTGATGGGaatcctgctcctgctg gtgatggtgttccaGCTAAggtggtgtggatcatcggtcattcatttatattttgggccgctggccaccctgGGTCTAAGGTTATTCCGAATCATGGCAGTACGGTTATAAGATGGTGGgggaaaagaggtttaggctggccgGATATTATTCCGTGGTTGACAAGGCTCATTAGACAACAAGGCCCACCAGACGTACTGGTAGTACATGCAGGAGGTAATGATTTGGGAAAAGGAAAGTCCTTAGATCTCATCATAGTAATCCGGGAGGACCTGCGACGTATACACGAGGCGTGGCCTGATATCATTATTGGTTGGTCGGCTTTAATTCCCCGATTAGCATGGAGAACGACCATTCCCTTAAAGAAAATGACGGTTATGGTTAGGAAGATAAATAGCGCCATCCGGAAGGTAGTTCGGTCCTTGGGAGGTATAGTCATCGACCATCCGGGGTTGGGGGTGGAGTCACCAcacctttttagacgggacggcgttcaccttaacgAAGAGGGTATGAGGCTCTTCATAGATAGGATCTGCGGGGGAGTGgcggcgtgtttcggttag